A section of the Pseudanabaena mucicola str. Chao 1806 genome encodes:
- a CDS encoding FTR1 family iron permease gives MDISLTLPTFVITLREGVEAALVIGIVMAYLKRARRSHLNKWVFAGIGMGLVISAIVGIIFNWFMQSIGTSNPELSAVFEPLLEGVFSLAAIAMLTWMLIWMTKQSRAMKGEIEGSLNSVLGKGKKAGLGIFGLILFAILREGFEVVLFISAKFQEGLMPALGAVSGILAATAIAIGLFKFGIQINIRAFFKIMGFMLLAIVSGLVISALGHFDTALRILSQSDRKSESICFFYEHFAREHSCILGNMVWNTSKVLPAEKFPGVILSSLFGYTDKLYLVQAIAYVAFFAIIGTTYYRSLGRSVAKHKA, from the coding sequence ATGGACATCAGTTTAACTCTGCCAACTTTTGTAATTACCCTGCGCGAAGGTGTCGAAGCTGCCCTCGTCATTGGCATCGTCATGGCATATCTCAAACGCGCTAGGCGATCGCATCTGAATAAATGGGTCTTTGCAGGTATCGGCATGGGACTCGTAATTAGCGCGATCGTTGGCATCATCTTTAATTGGTTCATGCAAAGCATCGGTACAAGTAATCCTGAACTATCGGCAGTATTTGAGCCATTGCTCGAAGGTGTCTTTAGTCTTGCAGCGATCGCGATGTTGACATGGATGTTGATCTGGATGACCAAACAGAGCCGCGCCATGAAGGGAGAAATTGAAGGCTCATTAAATAGCGTTTTAGGTAAAGGCAAAAAAGCAGGCTTAGGTATTTTCGGACTGATTTTATTTGCGATTTTGCGCGAAGGGTTTGAAGTCGTTCTATTTATTTCCGCCAAATTCCAAGAAGGATTGATGCCTGCCCTCGGAGCCGTCAGTGGCATCCTAGCCGCCACCGCGATCGCGATCGGATTATTTAAATTTGGTATCCAAATTAATATCCGCGCCTTCTTCAAAATTATGGGCTTTATGCTCCTTGCGATTGTCTCAGGTTTAGTCATTTCCGCACTTGGACATTTCGATACGGCGTTACGAATTCTCTCTCAAAGCGATCGCAAATCCGAGTCCATCTGCTTCTTTTATGAGCATTTTGCCCGTGAGCATTCCTGCATCCTCGGCAATATGGTCTGGAATACGAGCAAAGTATTACCTGCCGAGAAATTTCCGGGGGTAATTCTCAGTTCTCTCTTTGGCTATACCGATAAGCTGTATTTAGTACAGGCGATCGCCTATGTCGCTTTTTTTGCGATCATTGGTACAACCTATTACCGCAGCCTAGGCAGGTCTGTAGCCAAGCACAAAGCCTAA
- a CDS encoding multicopper oxidase domain-containing protein, protein MDRQRRKILELGLGGFGLLGGAIACSPIGANRNHENNQNLPKKIVIPTMSLNEAAQARIKTSGLDPIAALREFDYGKVSQENGRTVREFELTAKSKTVKLNASTDFITWNVNDRVPGPTLRATEGDRVRIAFSNQAGHAHSLHFHGEHPSPMDGVNPIRNGAATIYEFDAKPYGVHLYHCHVAPVARHIGKGLYGMFIVDPPTPRPPADEIVLIMGGYDIDGDGRNEMYAFNGLPHFYMQQPIAVQQNQLLRLYVLNMIEGDPVATFHVHANMFQVYRTGRTMTPTEETDVITMGTAERHILELQYRFTGKYMFHPHQDAIAEAGCMGLFDVVAS, encoded by the coding sequence ATGGATCGTCAACGTAGAAAAATATTAGAACTGGGGCTGGGTGGTTTCGGATTACTTGGCGGTGCGATCGCCTGTAGTCCCATCGGTGCAAATCGCAATCATGAAAATAATCAGAATTTACCCAAAAAGATTGTGATTCCCACCATGTCGCTCAACGAGGCGGCTCAAGCCAGAATTAAGACTAGTGGACTCGATCCGATCGCTGCCTTGCGGGAGTTTGACTATGGCAAAGTGAGCCAAGAAAATGGGAGGACGGTGCGTGAGTTTGAGCTAACCGCCAAAAGCAAAACAGTTAAATTAAATGCCTCAACGGACTTCATTACTTGGAATGTGAACGATCGCGTTCCTGGTCCGACCTTAAGAGCAACGGAAGGCGATCGCGTGCGGATTGCTTTTTCCAATCAGGCAGGACATGCCCATTCATTGCACTTTCACGGCGAACATCCCTCCCCAATGGATGGAGTCAATCCAATTCGCAATGGCGCAGCCACAATTTATGAATTTGATGCGAAGCCCTACGGTGTGCATTTGTATCATTGCCATGTTGCACCTGTGGCAAGGCATATTGGCAAAGGTTTGTACGGCATGTTTATCGTCGATCCACCCACGCCGCGACCTCCTGCGGATGAAATCGTGCTGATCATGGGTGGCTATGACATTGATGGGGATGGACGTAATGAAATGTACGCCTTTAATGGGTTGCCCCATTTCTATATGCAGCAACCCATCGCGGTACAGCAAAATCAACTATTGCGTCTCTATGTCTTGAATATGATTGAGGGTGATCCTGTCGCGACCTTCCATGTCCATGCAAATATGTTTCAGGTCTATCGCACAGGACGCACCATGACTCCAACCGAGGAAACGGATGTGATCACGATGGGGACAGCGGAGAGACATATTTTAGAGTTGCAATATCGCTTCACGGGCAAATATATGTTTCATCCGCACCAAGATGCGATCGCTGAGGCAGGTTGTATGGGCTTATTTGATGTTGTCGCCAGCTAA
- a CDS encoding helix-hairpin-helix domain-containing protein has translation MSAIISFLRQSLKALVKSKAFFLLFTLSLVSAIAIAACSNEPQAIKSPNPATIESKTEPKTGMAKDGMGASHNKAKININEAILSELDKVEAKLGIAGLSNKIQAARPYTKVEDLVTKKVVTVEQFAQIKDMVGTETVELTGEAKDVDYLTKLGLMKGHMIVAKELLDVQKPDQALPHIEHPVEEIYADVEGQLKERKVKEFKQPLMDLQQLVKSKPNDPSIAAKYNEAMASIDSAIAAIPETQRQSPKFALQVINAILDTAGTEYRAAIANDKIKEIIEYQDSRGFTIYVEQLYKSIASTMEKQHPDVHQQFTASLDKLKSAYPSAIAPEKPVLSVAAMAELIKGNEQAATKVYAKS, from the coding sequence ATGTCCGCAATTATTTCTTTCCTTAGACAATCCTTAAAAGCTCTAGTCAAAAGCAAAGCCTTTTTCCTATTGTTTACGCTGTCATTAGTGAGTGCGATCGCGATCGCAGCATGTAGCAACGAGCCGCAAGCGATCAAATCTCCTAATCCTGCAACCATTGAGTCCAAAACTGAACCCAAAACGGGAATGGCTAAAGATGGCATGGGGGCTAGTCATAACAAAGCCAAAATCAATATCAACGAAGCGATTTTGTCGGAACTAGATAAAGTGGAAGCGAAGTTAGGAATTGCGGGTTTGTCTAATAAGATTCAGGCGGCGCGTCCCTATACGAAAGTGGAAGATTTGGTGACAAAGAAGGTGGTCACGGTGGAACAGTTTGCCCAAATCAAAGATATGGTTGGGACAGAAACCGTGGAGTTAACTGGTGAAGCTAAGGATGTTGATTATTTAACTAAACTAGGTTTGATGAAGGGTCACATGATTGTGGCGAAGGAATTACTAGATGTTCAAAAGCCTGATCAGGCGCTTCCCCATATTGAGCATCCTGTCGAAGAAATTTATGCAGATGTGGAAGGTCAACTCAAAGAACGCAAAGTCAAAGAATTTAAACAGCCATTGATGGACTTGCAGCAGTTGGTCAAGTCCAAGCCCAACGATCCTAGTATTGCTGCGAAATATAATGAGGCAATGGCTAGCATCGATAGTGCGATCGCTGCCATTCCTGAAACTCAGCGTCAATCACCGAAGTTTGCGCTGCAAGTGATTAATGCAATTCTGGATACGGCGGGTACAGAATATCGAGCAGCGATCGCCAATGACAAAATCAAAGAAATCATCGAGTATCAGGACTCGCGAGGTTTCACTATTTATGTGGAACAGTTATACAAGAGCATCGCCTCTACGATGGAAAAGCAACATCCTGATGTGCACCAACAATTTACAGCAAGTTTAGACAAACTCAAGTCGGCATATCCCAGTGCGATCGCCCCCGAAAAACCAGTGCTTTCCGTTGCAGCTATGGCTGAATTAATTAAAGGCAACGAACAAGCCGCTACCAAAGTTTACGCAAAATCCTAA